One Natrinema longum genomic window carries:
- a CDS encoding helix-turn-helix domain-containing protein, with product MTSIADIEIPADGTGTGELFAAVPSLTCEMERVIASSGHGLWLSGPSRSEIEAALDEAAAIGTYSRISSDEDRWLYDIEFEPDTVDPFELTLEEGGTVLSAAASNGTWLLTVRVVDRESVSSLYDRLDDNDVTPTIVRLFDLAEESHSQCGLTARQYETLVAAIDHGYFEIPREVSMQELSEELGISHQALSERLRRAYRALVTSELNVTEEETAAPPIPSN from the coding sequence ATGACATCCATCGCAGACATCGAGATCCCGGCTGACGGAACCGGAACGGGCGAGCTGTTCGCGGCTGTCCCCTCCCTGACGTGCGAAATGGAACGGGTAATCGCCTCGAGCGGCCACGGGCTCTGGCTGTCGGGGCCCTCGCGCTCGGAGATCGAAGCGGCCCTCGACGAGGCCGCCGCGATCGGCACGTATTCCCGGATCAGCAGCGACGAGGACCGGTGGCTGTACGATATCGAGTTCGAACCCGACACCGTCGATCCGTTCGAGCTCACCCTCGAGGAAGGCGGGACGGTACTGAGCGCCGCCGCGTCGAACGGCACGTGGCTGCTCACCGTCCGCGTGGTCGACCGCGAGAGCGTGAGTTCGCTGTACGACCGCCTCGACGACAACGACGTCACGCCGACGATCGTCCGGCTTTTCGATCTCGCCGAGGAGAGCCACTCCCAGTGTGGGCTGACGGCCCGCCAGTACGAAACGCTGGTCGCAGCGATCGATCACGGCTACTTCGAGATCCCCCGCGAGGTCTCGATGCAGGAACTGTCCGAGGAACTGGGTATCTCCCACCAGGCCCTCTCCGAGCGACTGCGCCGGGCCTACCGCGCACTCGTCACGTCCGAACTCAACGTGACCGAAGAAGAGACCGCCGCACCGCCGATCCCGTCGAACTGA
- the pyrI gene encoding aspartate carbamoyltransferase regulatory subunit, translating to MSNDHDHHDGNDDHELRVSKIRDGTVIDHVHGGQALNVLAILGIDGSEGEEVSVGMNVPSDRLARKDIVKVEGRELSQDEVDVLSLIAPDATINIVRDYDVVEKHRVERPDVVEGVLSCPNAGCITTGDEPVTSRFTVLEDGVRCSYCETIVREEIASLIDTWGHGERAFFRD from the coding sequence ATGAGTAACGATCACGATCACCACGACGGCAACGACGACCACGAACTGCGGGTGAGCAAGATCCGCGATGGCACCGTCATCGATCACGTCCACGGCGGGCAGGCGCTGAACGTCCTCGCGATCCTCGGGATCGACGGCAGCGAGGGCGAAGAGGTGTCCGTCGGGATGAACGTCCCCTCCGATCGGCTCGCACGCAAGGACATCGTCAAGGTCGAAGGGCGCGAGCTGAGCCAGGACGAGGTCGACGTCCTCTCGCTGATCGCGCCCGACGCGACGATCAACATCGTTCGGGACTACGACGTCGTCGAGAAACACCGCGTCGAACGACCCGACGTCGTCGAGGGCGTGCTCTCCTGTCCGAACGCCGGCTGTATCACGACCGGCGACGAACCGGTCACGTCCCGCTTTACCGTGCTCGAGGATGGCGTTCGCTGTTCGTACTGTGAGACGATCGTTCGAGAGGAGATCGCGTCGCTGATCGATACGTGGGGCCACGGCGAGCGCGCTTTTTTCCGAGACTGA
- the pyrB gene encoding aspartate carbamoyltransferase, producing the protein MRHDHLITSKQLSRGDIETVLDYAAEIDADPSTVADRHAGTLLGLLFFEPSTRTKMSFETAMKRLGGDIVDMGSIESSSVKKGETLADTVRVIEGYTDALVLRHPKQGAATMASEFVDVPLVNAGDGAGHHPTQTMLDLYTIRENAGLDDLTIGIMGDLKYGRTVHSLAYALTNFDTRQHFISPESLQLPREVVYDLHQRQDGTGIQEHDSLEEVLPSLDVLYVTRIQRERFPDENEYQKVAGEYQIDADTLEAASDELTVMHPLPRVDEIAPEIDETDYAAYFQQAHNGVPVRMALLDLLLSDDKRIGGDNDE; encoded by the coding sequence ATGCGCCACGATCACCTCATCACGAGCAAACAACTCTCTCGGGGAGACATCGAGACCGTCCTCGACTACGCAGCCGAGATCGACGCCGACCCGTCGACCGTCGCCGACCGCCACGCGGGAACGTTGCTCGGCCTGCTCTTTTTCGAGCCGAGCACGCGGACGAAGATGAGCTTCGAGACCGCGATGAAACGGCTCGGCGGCGACATCGTCGACATGGGATCCATCGAGTCCTCGAGCGTGAAGAAAGGGGAAACGCTCGCCGACACGGTCCGGGTCATCGAAGGCTACACCGACGCGCTCGTCTTGCGCCATCCCAAGCAGGGAGCGGCGACGATGGCCAGCGAGTTCGTCGACGTCCCGCTGGTAAACGCCGGGGACGGCGCTGGCCACCACCCGACACAGACGATGCTCGACCTCTACACGATCCGGGAGAACGCCGGTCTGGACGACCTGACGATCGGCATCATGGGCGACCTGAAGTACGGTCGGACCGTCCACTCGCTGGCCTACGCGCTGACGAACTTCGACACCCGCCAGCACTTCATCAGCCCGGAAAGCCTCCAGTTGCCCCGCGAGGTCGTCTACGACCTCCACCAGCGACAGGACGGCACGGGGATTCAGGAACACGACTCCCTCGAGGAGGTCCTGCCCTCGCTCGACGTGCTCTACGTCACGCGGATCCAGCGCGAGCGCTTCCCCGACGAGAACGAGTACCAGAAGGTCGCCGGCGAGTACCAGATCGACGCCGACACGCTCGAGGCCGCAAGCGACGAGTTAACCGTGATGCATCCGCTCCCACGAGTCGACGAGATCGCGCCCGAGATCGACGAGACCGACTACGCCGCGTATTTCCAACAGGCACACAACGGCGTTCCGGTCCGAATGGCGCTGCTGGATCTGCTCTTGAGCGACGACAAGCGTATCGGCGGTGATAACGATGAGTAA
- a CDS encoding ABC transporter permease has protein sequence MSSSSPEGPDDHRPRFTASFEWLPTGLAVPALLGAVLLAYFVVPVAVFLLRMRAVDLVAGLTDPTIRDAIRTSLVTAPVSTTIATVFGVPLAYVLSRGSFRGKRLVEALVLLPLVVPPIVGGVMLLTIVGRYTPIGAAAVALGMPLTGSHAGVVLAQTFVAAPFLVVTARAGFDGVDPRLEEAARTMGYGPLRTIRLVSLPLARNAIAAGIVLTFVRAIGEFGATMMVAYSPRTMPVQIRVSFIARGIDAIVPIALALLAIAVIVVVAVQLLVGTPKQH, from the coding sequence GTGAGCAGCTCCAGTCCTGAGGGCCCTGATGACCATCGTCCCCGTTTTACTGCTAGCTTCGAGTGGCTCCCGACGGGGCTGGCCGTCCCGGCGCTACTCGGCGCAGTATTGCTCGCGTACTTCGTCGTCCCCGTCGCCGTCTTTCTGCTTCGAATGCGGGCGGTCGATCTCGTCGCCGGGCTCACGGATCCGACGATTCGGGACGCGATCAGAACCTCGCTGGTGACGGCCCCGGTTTCGACGACCATCGCGACCGTCTTCGGCGTCCCGCTGGCGTACGTCCTCTCGCGGGGCTCGTTTCGCGGCAAGCGGCTGGTCGAAGCGCTCGTCTTGCTCCCGCTCGTCGTCCCGCCGATCGTCGGCGGCGTGATGTTGCTGACCATCGTCGGTCGATACACGCCGATCGGCGCGGCCGCCGTGGCGCTCGGGATGCCGTTGACGGGAAGCCACGCCGGCGTCGTCCTCGCCCAGACGTTCGTCGCCGCGCCGTTTCTCGTCGTTACCGCCCGCGCGGGCTTCGACGGCGTCGATCCCCGCCTCGAGGAAGCCGCGCGGACGATGGGGTACGGGCCACTGCGAACGATACGACTGGTGTCGCTGCCGCTCGCGCGCAACGCCATCGCCGCCGGGATCGTACTGACGTTCGTCCGGGCGATCGGCGAGTTCGGCGCGACGATGATGGTCGCGTATTCACCGCGGACCATGCCCGTTCAGATCCGCGTCTCGTTTATCGCTCGTGGGATCGACGCCATCGTCCCCATCGCGCTCGCCTTGCTCGCGATCGCCGTGATCGTCGTCGTCGCCGTCCAGTTGCTGGTCGGAACGCCCAAGCAACACTGA
- a CDS encoding extracellular solute-binding protein gives MDTHDGRGRSPSRSRRELLAGAGGLTAGLVGTAGCLGSTDGVRVLAAGSLAIALEERIGPAFEAESDVHYEGEYHGTNAVLRLVEDGTKYPDVVIGADIELLRDRLYPDHADWDASFAANEVVIAYEPETELGACLETDRPWYECFGDADEGAIAISDPDLDPLGYRALLLFELAEREHGLDGFRDAMADTVAYVPDETQLLADVESGNRACAVAYSNMAAEREVAVRRLSDAYNFGAPAAADRYAQASYTTADGHTVEGSPVVYNATVRTDADDPVAGREFVAFLLENDDLLTESGLRVDDSLPRFHGDPPEAIKP, from the coding sequence ATGGATACCCACGACGGTCGCGGTCGGAGTCCCTCGAGGAGCCGTCGGGAGTTACTCGCTGGTGCGGGCGGCCTCACCGCGGGACTCGTCGGGACTGCGGGTTGTCTCGGCAGCACCGACGGGGTTCGGGTGCTCGCTGCGGGCAGCCTTGCTATCGCCCTCGAAGAGCGGATCGGCCCGGCGTTCGAAGCCGAGTCCGACGTCCACTACGAGGGCGAATATCACGGGACCAACGCGGTGTTGCGGCTGGTCGAGGACGGAACGAAGTATCCGGACGTCGTGATCGGAGCCGACATCGAACTCCTGCGGGATCGACTCTACCCCGACCACGCCGACTGGGACGCCTCGTTCGCGGCCAACGAGGTCGTGATCGCCTACGAACCGGAGACCGAGCTGGGGGCGTGTCTCGAGACCGATCGCCCGTGGTACGAGTGTTTCGGCGACGCCGACGAGGGGGCGATCGCGATCAGTGATCCGGATCTCGACCCGCTTGGCTATCGGGCGCTCCTCCTCTTCGAACTCGCCGAACGGGAACACGGGCTCGACGGGTTTCGCGACGCGATGGCCGACACAGTCGCTTACGTTCCCGACGAGACGCAACTGCTCGCCGATGTCGAGAGCGGGAATCGCGCCTGTGCGGTCGCCTACAGCAATATGGCGGCCGAGCGTGAGGTCGCCGTCCGCCGGCTCTCCGACGCGTACAACTTCGGTGCGCCCGCCGCCGCCGACCGGTACGCGCAGGCGAGTTACACGACCGCTGATGGCCACACTGTCGAGGGATCGCCCGTCGTCTACAACGCGACGGTCCGTACCGACGCGGACGATCCCGTGGCAGGACGGGAGTTCGTCGCGTTCCTCCTCGAGAACGACGACCTGCTCACCGAGTCCGGACTGCGCGTCGACGACTCGTTGCCGCGATTTCACGGCGATCCGCCGGAGGCGATCAAGCCGTGA
- a CDS encoding enoyl-CoA hydratase/isomerase family protein: MEINSDDGVLRLAFDRPAALNALTMETADELADEIEAATPEAYDAIVITGNGDAFSAGGDLESMAETPDSSKAAYERVTETFGRVVEAMLECPVPIVAKVNGDAIGAGLSIVALADIAYAAADATFSCAFVRVGLIPDTGGTVILPHIVGLRAAKQLAFTGEFFDAERAADLELINESVPADELDDRVAETVAGLASGPTATIGMMKQAMHENMGRAWDDALDYENLLQAQARTSDAHEEGVTAFLEDREPEFE, from the coding sequence ATGGAGATCAACAGCGACGACGGCGTGTTGCGACTGGCGTTCGACCGACCCGCTGCGCTCAACGCGCTCACGATGGAGACGGCCGACGAGCTAGCCGACGAGATCGAAGCCGCCACGCCCGAGGCGTACGACGCGATCGTCATCACCGGCAACGGCGACGCGTTCAGCGCCGGGGGCGACCTCGAGTCGATGGCGGAAACGCCCGACTCCTCGAAGGCAGCCTACGAGCGGGTCACCGAAACCTTCGGCCGCGTCGTCGAAGCGATGCTCGAGTGTCCGGTTCCGATCGTCGCGAAGGTAAACGGCGACGCCATCGGTGCCGGACTCTCGATCGTCGCGCTCGCGGACATCGCCTACGCCGCCGCCGACGCGACGTTTTCCTGTGCGTTCGTCAGAGTGGGCCTGATTCCCGATACCGGCGGTACCGTCATCCTCCCGCACATCGTCGGACTGCGGGCCGCAAAGCAACTCGCGTTCACCGGCGAGTTCTTCGACGCCGAGCGTGCGGCCGACCTCGAGTTGATCAACGAGTCGGTCCCCGCCGACGAACTCGACGATCGCGTCGCCGAAACCGTCGCGGGACTTGCCAGCGGCCCGACGGCCACAATCGGCATGATGAAACAGGCCATGCACGAGAACATGGGTCGCGCCTGGGACGACGCGCTCGACTACGAGAACCTGCTGCAGGCACAGGCCCGGACGTCGGACGCCCACGAGGAAGGTGTCACTGCGTTCCTCGAGGACCGGGAGCCGGAGTTCGAGTAA
- the hemA gene encoding glutamyl-tRNA reductase, translating to MHAPDLAPTDARTDLDSATVATMPKSVRRLACCRVSCATHSTDELGAIRPAEPLEVARRIAGHDRVTEAVVLSTCNRVEAYCSTRTPADRDEGLRVAREALGDPDGARTETGLDVVDHLFRVACGLESTVVGEAHVLGQLRRTFETALEAGLAGGVVTRTADAAVSVGRRCRDETDINEGTVSYGSATCERLEARGRVPDRLVVVGAGEMATSVAKAATHRWESRVDVVNRSSAPEIVTADGKYWPLESLGAAIADADAVVTATGAADPVVTAETMRELERETVVVDLANPPDVAEAVRHSAVPVMDLDEIQAGIEAAVSGRRDAIPAVEAAVTDAVASFVDRERENRAEDTLRGLHRTAATIRERELEQARTRLENGDDPEAVLDDFASALTGSLLGTPTERLRTAARDGDDAIIEATHRLFDLDADLEES from the coding sequence ATGCACGCACCCGACTTGGCACCCACCGACGCGAGAACCGACCTCGACTCGGCGACGGTCGCGACGATGCCAAAGAGCGTCCGCCGGCTCGCGTGTTGCCGGGTCAGTTGCGCCACGCACTCGACGGACGAGTTGGGAGCGATCCGGCCGGCCGAACCGCTCGAGGTTGCCCGTCGGATCGCAGGACACGACCGCGTCACTGAGGCGGTCGTCCTCTCGACGTGCAACCGGGTGGAGGCGTACTGCAGCACTCGGACGCCGGCGGATCGGGACGAGGGGCTTCGCGTCGCACGCGAGGCGCTCGGCGATCCCGACGGCGCGCGGACGGAGACGGGGCTCGACGTCGTCGACCACCTGTTCCGCGTCGCCTGCGGACTCGAGAGCACCGTCGTCGGCGAGGCTCACGTCCTCGGACAGCTCCGTCGAACGTTCGAAACGGCACTCGAGGCGGGGCTCGCCGGCGGCGTGGTGACGCGGACGGCGGACGCAGCCGTCTCGGTGGGACGGCGCTGCCGCGACGAGACCGACATCAACGAGGGGACGGTCAGCTACGGGAGTGCGACCTGTGAGCGACTCGAGGCTCGCGGCCGAGTGCCGGACCGCCTCGTCGTCGTCGGCGCGGGTGAGATGGCGACCTCGGTCGCGAAGGCAGCCACGCATCGATGGGAGAGTCGCGTCGACGTCGTCAACCGCTCGAGCGCGCCGGAGATAGTCACGGCGGACGGGAAATACTGGCCGCTCGAGTCGCTGGGAGCGGCGATAGCCGACGCGGACGCCGTCGTGACGGCGACGGGCGCGGCGGACCCAGTGGTGACCGCCGAAACGATGCGGGAACTCGAACGCGAGACGGTCGTCGTCGACCTGGCGAACCCGCCGGACGTCGCCGAGGCGGTTCGACACTCCGCCGTTCCGGTCATGGATCTCGACGAAATCCAGGCCGGGATCGAGGCGGCCGTCTCGGGTCGGCGGGACGCGATCCCGGCAGTCGAAGCTGCGGTGACCGACGCGGTCGCGTCGTTCGTCGATCGGGAACGCGAGAACCGCGCCGAGGACACGCTCCGGGGCCTCCACCGCACTGCGGCGACGATTCGTGAGCGCGAACTCGAGCAGGCGCGGACCCGCCTCGAGAACGGGGACGACCCCGAGGCCGTCTTGGACGACTTCGCCAGCGCGCTGACCGGGTCGCTCCTCGGGACGCCGACCGAACGCCTTCGGACGGCTGCACGCGACGGCGACGATGCGATCATCGAGGCCACACACCGACTCTTCGATCTCGACGCCGACCTCGAGGAGTCGTGA